In Rutidosis leptorrhynchoides isolate AG116_Rl617_1_P2 chromosome 2, CSIRO_AGI_Rlap_v1, whole genome shotgun sequence, one genomic interval encodes:
- the LOC139887926 gene encoding uncharacterized mitochondrial protein AtMg01250-like: protein MGFMGFGHKWRSWISSCLKSASVSVLVNGSPTNEFNLELGVRQGDPLSPFLFIIAAEGLNWLAKTAVSNNLLRGVEIGTNKVHISHLQYADDTIFFGSWSLDNFQNLMKLLKCFELCSGLKVNYSKSNLFGVNVCASDVNEMACFFGCKVGTFPFIYLGLPIGSKMKKSSSWKPVIDKFEKRLSDWKACTMSFGGRLTLVN from the coding sequence ATGGGGTTCATGGGGTTTGGTCATAAGTGGAGAAGTTGGATATCTTCGTGTCTAAAATCGGCTTCGGTCTCCGTATTAGTTAATGGTTCTCCGACCAACGAGTTCAATCTTGAGCTTGGGGTAAGGCAAGGTGACCCCTTATctccttttctttttattattgcgGCGGAAGGGCTCAATTGGCTTGCGAAGACGGCGGTGTCAAATAATTTGCTTAGAGGAGTGGAAATTGGTACAAACAAGGTTCATATTTCTcacttacaatatgcggatgacactatCTTCTTTGGGTCGTGGAGTTTGGATAACTTTCAAAATCTAATGAAACTCCTCAAATGCTTTGAGCTTTGTTCCGGTTTAAAAGTCAACTATTCCAAGAGTAATTTATTCGGGGTGAATGTTTGTGCGAGTGATGTAAATGAGATGGCATGTTTTTTTGGATGTAAAGTTGGGACTTTTCCGTTTATCTATCTTGGGCTTCCGATAGGTTCGAAGATGAAAAAATCCTCTTCTTGGAAACCGGTAATCGATAAGTTTGAAAAAAGACTCTCAGATTGGAAAGCATGTACGATGTCTTTCGGCGGTCGGTTAACACTCGTGAATTAG